A genomic segment from Macrobrachium rosenbergii isolate ZJJX-2024 chromosome 58, ASM4041242v1, whole genome shotgun sequence encodes:
- the LOC136837279 gene encoding ABC transporter F family member 4-like, protein MGGMLRSAKEEMKEEMKEGVKESEETMDKKLESAVSRMQEMMKGMFKEFFGEGAVGGGSPRSWDGPEGLQKVEKSGDESDGSDLGAVKKEKKGEMLAKGKREDKVKKGGEEKKKKGKGLMKDEKKVEIGKLGKSKEQDENELDSEDWIRVVEKKGKKSTVGRMDVSVEADSLYSEECKKVRVKLAAATVRVRKKYGRLCM, encoded by the coding sequence atggggggaatgctaaggagtgcaaaagaagaaatgaaagaggagatgaaagagggGGTGAAAGAGTCTGAGGAAACAATGGATAAGAAGTTAGAGTCTGCAGTAAGCAGGatgcaggaaatgatgaagggaatGTTTAAGGAGTTCTTTGGAGAAGGAGCTGTCGGAGGAGGTTCCCCTAGGTCTTGGGATGGGCCAGAAGGGTTGCAGAAGGTAGAGAAGAGTGGAGATGAGAGTGATGGAAGTGATTTAGGTgcagtaaagaaggaaaagaagggagagaTGCTGGCTAAAGGTAAACGGGAGGACAAGGTTAAGAAAGGgggtgaggaaaagaagaaaaaaggaaaggggcTTATGAAGGATGAGAAGAAAGTTGAAATTGGGAAATTGGGAAAGAGTAAGGAACAAGATGAAAATGAGTTGGATAGTGAAGATTGGATAAGGGTAGTTGAGAAGAAGGGTAAGAAAAGCACAGTTGGGAGGATGGATGTTAGTGTGGAAGCGGATTCACTGTATTCGGAAGAGTGTAAGAAAGTCAGAGTGAAACTAGCGGCAGCGAcagtgagagtgagaaagaagtacggaaggctatgtatgtga